The Actinomycetota bacterium DNA segment AAAAAATTAAGCATAAAAGAGCTTGTAGTTACTGGTACAGTAACCAATATATGTGTTATGTATACAGTTTCTGATGCTATTTTTAGAGGATATAAAGTTAAAGTTTTAAAAGATTGTGTTGCTGCAGTAAATGAGAATGATCATCAATTTGCATTAAGACAGATGAAAAATATACTAAAAGCAGAGATTATTTAATATAAAAAGAAATAGAAAAGGAGACAAATGAGATTTCATATTGCAGATGAAAAAGATATATTAGATGGTAGTCTTACAGATGTTTATTTTAAAAGAACAAAGGAAATATTAAAAGCAAAAAATCTGGATAAACATGTTGTAGCTGAAATAAAGGCTAAAAGTCTTCCTAAAGGATATGAATGGGCAATTTTAGCTGGGATTGAGGAATGTGCTCAACTTTTAAAAGAAGTAGATGTAAAGGTAGAAGCAATGGCTGAGGGTACAATGTTTAAACCCTGGCAACCAGTAATGAATATTGAAGGAATGTATAGTAAATTTGGTGTATATGAAACATCAATTTTAGGATTTTTATGTCAGGCATCAGGAATAGCAACAAAAGCTGCAAGATGTAAAAGAATAGCTGGAGATAGAATAATACTTAGTTTTGGTGCAAGAAGGATGCATCCTATTATTGCTCCTATGATTGAGAGAAATGCTTATGTAGGAGGCTGTGATGGTGTTTCTGTTATAAAAAGTGCTGAGTTAATAGAGGAGAAACCAACAGGAACAATTCCTCATGCTCTTGTACTTTTATTTGGTGACACCATAAAAGCAACAAAAGCTTTT contains these protein-coding regions:
- a CDS encoding cysteine hydrolase; the protein is KKLSIKELVVTGTVTNICVMYTVSDAIFRGYKVKVLKDCVAAVNENDHQFALRQMKNILKAEII